The Salmo salar chromosome ssa06, Ssal_v3.1, whole genome shotgun sequence genome window below encodes:
- the LOC106607099 gene encoding G-protein coupled receptor family C group 5 member D, which produces MQTKQNTRMVFPFQIHKSIFLILLLNVPLPSTCQTTLNASTLNQTIPPSAATSSKAIPNTTTNNPTVKSTINRGTTSFLQRNSSSNSTSQDAILGCGADLDPVYSYLCDRQAAWGIVVESLASLGFVVSSVLLVGLLFWTLWMCVSSRQRRGIGGSVASMALFLLSTAGVFALTFAFVIRLTTQTCPTRLFLFGVLFSLAFSCLLARCLALLGFSVARGWGEAGVALALFTLQVVIATEWLIIVLLRDGQPCQYLQGEFVMLLIYVLVLLAAGLVLSLCCLCRSCLTYSYSRGSHRQSQVQATLLCLTLLLSAAIWVVWIALLTRGNMEMGRRPQWDDPVLSIALVANGWVLLLGHGLAQVVLLCRWEASSKEGTLDFGGWTSPNANLPGLGSPKEGRENRSFENDGRKQDPIFPSPYESGFSMTEIDPDKDYSIPRPQTTNISEPYDVYYGHSLSD; this is translated from the exons atgcagacaaaacaaaacacaagAATGGTCTTTCCATTCCAGATACACAAATCTATTTTTCTCATCCTACTACTCAATGTCCCACTTCCCAGCACATGTCAGACCACACTGAATGCCAGCACCCTCAACCAAACCATCCCTCCCAGTGCTGCCACTAGCTCTAAGGCTATCCCCAATACCACCACTAACAATCCCACTGTAAAATCCACTATCAACCGAGGCACCACTTCCTTCCTCCAGCGCAACTCTTCCTCAAACTCTACTTCCCAGGATGCAATCCTAGGGTGTGGGGCGGATCTGGACCCAGTGTACTCCTACCTGTGTGACCGTCAGGCGGCGTGGGGTATCGTGGTGGAGAGCCTGGCCTCACTGGGTTTTGTGGTCAGTTCAGTGCTGCTGGTGGGGCTGCTGTTCTGGACCCTGTGGATGTGTGTGTCGTCCCGCCAGCGCAGGGGCATCGGGGGGAGCGTAGCCTCCATGGCTCTGTTCCTGCTCAGCACGGCGGGGGTCTTCGCACTGACCTTTGCCTTCGTCATCCGACTCACCACCCAGACATGCCCCACGCGCCTCTTCCTGTTCGGGGTGCTGTTCTCCCTGGCTTTCTCCTGCCTGTTGGCGCGCTGCCTGGCCCTGCTGGGCTTCTCTGTGGCCCGGGGCTGGGGGGAGGCTGGGGTGGCCCTGGCCCTCTTCACCCTCCAGGTGGTCATCGCTACAGAGTGGCTGATCATCGTGCTGCTGCGGGACGGCCAGCCCTGCCAGTACCTCCAGGGGGAGTTTGTCATGTTGCTCATCTACGTGCTGGTTCTGCTGGCCGCCGGCCTGGTCCTCTCCCTGTGCTGCCTCTGCCGCTCCTGTCTCACCTACAGCTACAGCAGGGGCAGCCACCGACAGAGCCAGGTCCAGGCCACGCTGCTCTGCCTCACcctgctgctgtctgctgccaTCTGGGTGGTGTGGATTGCCCTGCTGACCCGGGGTAACATGGAGATGGGCCGGCGGCCGCAGTGGGATGACCCGGTGCTGAGTATAGCCCTGGTGGCCAACGGCTGGGTCCTGCTGCTGGGCCACGGACTAGCCCAAGTGGTTCTCCTCTGCAGGTGGGAGGCCAGCTCCAAGGAGGGCACCCTAGACTTTGGCGGATGGACCAGTCCCAACGCCAACCTGCCAGGGCTGGGGAGCCCGAAAgaagggagggagaacagaagcTTTGAGAACGACG GCAGAAAACAAGACCCCATTTTCCCATCACCATATGAGTCTGGATTCTCAATGACA GAAATAGATCCTGACAAAGATTACTCCATCCCTCGTCCTCAGACCACCAACATCAGCGAGCCCTATGATGTATACTACGGACACAGCCTG